The following are encoded in a window of Ricinus communis isolate WT05 ecotype wild-type chromosome 4, ASM1957865v1, whole genome shotgun sequence genomic DNA:
- the LOC8266363 gene encoding uncharacterized protein slr0889 isoform X1 produces the protein MPPLPSLDFKDIQYKLSTQLRPWQRSLQFWVRAVDIYAGYKVFQVRVSFVKDVQKQEAMWEMQHELAADKIYAMCSDLGGFFLKVAQVIGKPDLAPTAWVRRLVTLCDRAPATPFNTVQFVLEKELGQSIGEMFERFDADPLGSASIAQVHRARLKGDKTDVAVKVQHPGVQELMMTDIRNLQAFALYMQNTDIKFDLYSVTKEMEKQIGYEFDFVREANAMERIRHFLYENNKKSPVSVPRVLKNMVTRRVLVMEYVDGIPILNLGDEIAKRGINPGGKIATTAKQNILKSLTLAYGQMILKSGFFHADPHPGNILICKGSEVALLDYGQVKDLPDSLRLGYANLVVAMADNDPIKASESYRELGIGTLSKCENELQELLKLAQTMFDTKLPPGVVILQPFTEDSSIKKIAVEAFPEELFSVLRTVHLLRGLSVGLGINYSCAEQWRPIAEEALYEAGRLKETELKTRVRKRRLLRRLLRKGSD, from the exons ATGCCTCCTCTTCCTTCTCTTGATTTTAAAGACATCCAATATAAACTTTCCACTCAGTTGAGACCTTGGCAACGTTCTCTTCAGTTCTGGGTTCGCGCAGTTGATATCTACGCTGGCTACAAG GTGTTTCAAGTTCGAGTGAGTTTTGTTAAGGATGTGCAAAAACAGGAGGCAATGTGGGAAATGCAGCATGAGCTTGCTGCTGACAAGATTTATGCTATGTGTTCTGATCTTGGTGGATTCTTTCTTAag GTTGCCCAAGTCATTGGGAAGCCTGACTTGGCCCCGACTGCATGGGTGAGAAGGCTCGTTACACTTTGTGATAGAGCTCCTGCAACTCCATTTAATACTGTTCAATTTGTGCTGGAGAAGGAGTTAGGTCAAAGTATTGGGGAAATGTTTGAAAGATTTGATGCAGATCCTCTTGGTTCTGCTTCAATTGCACAG gtTCATCGAGCAAGATTGAAAGGTGATAAGACTGATGTTGCTGTCAAG GTGCAACATCCCGGGGTtcaggagctgatgatgacaGACATTCGGAATTTACAAGCATTTGCTTTATACATGCAAAACACAGATATAAAGTTTGACCTGTACTCTGTGACTAAAGAAATGGAGAAACAG ATTGGATATGAATTTGACTTCGTGAGGGAGGCTAATGCTATGGAAAGAATCCGTCATTTTCTGTATGAGAATAACAAGAAAAGTCCGGTTTCAGTGCCACGAGTGCTGAAGAATATGGTTACCAG GAGAGTTTTGGTGATGGAATACGTTGATGGAATCCCAATTCTGAATCTTGGTGATGAAATAGCCAAAAGAGGAATAAATCCTGGTGGTAAGATTGCAACAACAGCAAAGCA GAACATACTTAAAAGTCTGACACTAGCATATGGACAAATGATATTGAAGAGCGGTTTCTTCCATGCAGATCCTCACCCAGGAAATATCTTAATCTGCAAAGGTTCAGAG GTTGCGTTGCTAGATTATGGACAAGTGAAGGATCTCCCAGATTCATTGAGGCTTGGGTATGCTAATTTGGTAGTTGCTATGGCTGataatgaccccataaaagcaTCAGAGAGCTACAG AGAGCTCGGCATAGGTACTCTCAGCAAATGTGAGAATGAATTGCAGGAATTGCTGAAGCTGGCACAAACTATGTTTGATACTAAACTACCCCCTGGAGTAGTGATCTTGCAGCCTTTCACAGAGGACTCTTCCATTAAAAAGATTGCTGTTGAG GCTTTCCCGGAGGAACTATTTTCTGTTCTTCGTACAGTGCATCTTTTGAGAGGTCTTAGTGTTGGCCTTGGAATCAATTACTCATGTGCAGAACAGTGGAGACCCATTGCAGAAGAAGCATTATATGAAGCCGGCAGATTAAAAG AGACAGAACTGAAGACAAGAGTCCGCAAACGCCGTTTGCTTAGAAGATTACTGCGCAAAGGGAGTGATTAG
- the LOC8266363 gene encoding uncharacterized protein slr0889 isoform X2, which yields MPPLPSLDFKDIQYKLSTQLRPWQRSLQFWVRAVDIYAGYKVFQVRVSFVKDVQKQEAMWEMQHELAADKIYAMCSDLGGFFLKVAQVIGKPDLAPTAWVRRLVTLCDRAPATPFNTVQFVLEKELGQSIGEMFERFDADPLGSASIAQVHRARLKGDKTDVAVKELMMTDIRNLQAFALYMQNTDIKFDLYSVTKEMEKQIGYEFDFVREANAMERIRHFLYENNKKSPVSVPRVLKNMVTRRVLVMEYVDGIPILNLGDEIAKRGINPGGKIATTAKQNILKSLTLAYGQMILKSGFFHADPHPGNILICKGSEVALLDYGQVKDLPDSLRLGYANLVVAMADNDPIKASESYRELGIGTLSKCENELQELLKLAQTMFDTKLPPGVVILQPFTEDSSIKKIAVEAFPEELFSVLRTVHLLRGLSVGLGINYSCAEQWRPIAEEALYEAGRLKETELKTRVRKRRLLRRLLRKGSD from the exons ATGCCTCCTCTTCCTTCTCTTGATTTTAAAGACATCCAATATAAACTTTCCACTCAGTTGAGACCTTGGCAACGTTCTCTTCAGTTCTGGGTTCGCGCAGTTGATATCTACGCTGGCTACAAG GTGTTTCAAGTTCGAGTGAGTTTTGTTAAGGATGTGCAAAAACAGGAGGCAATGTGGGAAATGCAGCATGAGCTTGCTGCTGACAAGATTTATGCTATGTGTTCTGATCTTGGTGGATTCTTTCTTAag GTTGCCCAAGTCATTGGGAAGCCTGACTTGGCCCCGACTGCATGGGTGAGAAGGCTCGTTACACTTTGTGATAGAGCTCCTGCAACTCCATTTAATACTGTTCAATTTGTGCTGGAGAAGGAGTTAGGTCAAAGTATTGGGGAAATGTTTGAAAGATTTGATGCAGATCCTCTTGGTTCTGCTTCAATTGCACAG gtTCATCGAGCAAGATTGAAAGGTGATAAGACTGATGTTGCTGTCAAG gagctgatgatgacaGACATTCGGAATTTACAAGCATTTGCTTTATACATGCAAAACACAGATATAAAGTTTGACCTGTACTCTGTGACTAAAGAAATGGAGAAACAG ATTGGATATGAATTTGACTTCGTGAGGGAGGCTAATGCTATGGAAAGAATCCGTCATTTTCTGTATGAGAATAACAAGAAAAGTCCGGTTTCAGTGCCACGAGTGCTGAAGAATATGGTTACCAG GAGAGTTTTGGTGATGGAATACGTTGATGGAATCCCAATTCTGAATCTTGGTGATGAAATAGCCAAAAGAGGAATAAATCCTGGTGGTAAGATTGCAACAACAGCAAAGCA GAACATACTTAAAAGTCTGACACTAGCATATGGACAAATGATATTGAAGAGCGGTTTCTTCCATGCAGATCCTCACCCAGGAAATATCTTAATCTGCAAAGGTTCAGAG GTTGCGTTGCTAGATTATGGACAAGTGAAGGATCTCCCAGATTCATTGAGGCTTGGGTATGCTAATTTGGTAGTTGCTATGGCTGataatgaccccataaaagcaTCAGAGAGCTACAG AGAGCTCGGCATAGGTACTCTCAGCAAATGTGAGAATGAATTGCAGGAATTGCTGAAGCTGGCACAAACTATGTTTGATACTAAACTACCCCCTGGAGTAGTGATCTTGCAGCCTTTCACAGAGGACTCTTCCATTAAAAAGATTGCTGTTGAG GCTTTCCCGGAGGAACTATTTTCTGTTCTTCGTACAGTGCATCTTTTGAGAGGTCTTAGTGTTGGCCTTGGAATCAATTACTCATGTGCAGAACAGTGGAGACCCATTGCAGAAGAAGCATTATATGAAGCCGGCAGATTAAAAG AGACAGAACTGAAGACAAGAGTCCGCAAACGCCGTTTGCTTAGAAGATTACTGCGCAAAGGGAGTGATTAG